Proteins from a single region of Mucilaginibacter daejeonensis:
- a CDS encoding peptidoglycan DD-metalloendopeptidase family protein translates to MAGFYVYMTPAKLFIFSLFIITCASCSRTKGPLAIFKKLSPHDTYAQRLKDAGLDKSAMGSAWLQKSTEVSAKALNISVPYKETGYFAAENIPSASLRFDARRGQKIRVSLSKKPQQNFAIYLDLYHEVNTAETELVASADTNCTGFDHEIERNGKYILRLQPELLKSGEYTLIITSGPSLSFPVSQTGKPNIGSFWGDGRDNGGRKHEGVDIFAPKHTPAIAASDGTVSNVGENRLGGLVVFMHPTDRDYTLYYAHLDKQLVQSGQQVRIGDTIGLIGNTGNARTTPPHLHFGVYTNGGAIDPLPFVDRKIREPKPITAATDVLNATVRTSNRNSNLYIEPNTTAYIRQSIPVSTVMQVEAATDGWYKISLPDGTNGYIQSREVAATTTLRKLSLKQQQPLLDAPDSANAAQRSLLRTGDQVNIKGSFRNYYLVTDSRDNTGWIEAVR, encoded by the coding sequence TTGGCAGGTTTCTATGTTTACATGACACCAGCTAAGCTTTTTATTTTCAGCCTTTTCATCATCACGTGCGCTTCGTGCAGCAGAACTAAAGGTCCGTTGGCCATTTTTAAAAAGCTTTCGCCACATGACACCTATGCACAACGCTTAAAGGATGCCGGGCTGGATAAGAGCGCCATGGGCTCCGCCTGGTTGCAAAAGAGCACCGAGGTATCTGCCAAAGCGCTTAACATCAGTGTTCCGTATAAAGAGACCGGCTACTTTGCCGCTGAAAATATTCCATCGGCGTCCTTACGTTTTGATGCGCGACGGGGGCAAAAGATAAGGGTATCGCTCAGCAAAAAGCCTCAGCAGAACTTTGCCATCTATCTGGACCTGTACCACGAGGTGAATACGGCCGAGACCGAACTGGTAGCCTCGGCCGACACTAACTGTACGGGTTTCGACCACGAGATCGAGCGTAATGGTAAGTACATCTTGCGCCTGCAGCCCGAACTGCTTAAAAGCGGAGAATACACGTTGATCATCACGTCTGGGCCGTCGCTTAGTTTCCCCGTATCGCAAACTGGCAAGCCTAACATCGGCAGCTTTTGGGGCGATGGCCGCGACAATGGTGGACGCAAGCATGAAGGGGTCGACATATTTGCGCCTAAACACACGCCTGCCATTGCCGCATCTGATGGTACGGTATCGAACGTTGGCGAGAACAGGTTGGGCGGCCTGGTGGTTTTCATGCACCCCACCGATCGCGATTACACGCTTTATTATGCCCACTTGGATAAGCAATTAGTGCAAAGCGGCCAGCAGGTACGCATTGGCGATACCATTGGCCTGATAGGTAATACCGGTAATGCCCGCACCACGCCGCCACACCTTCACTTTGGCGTCTACACCAACGGTGGTGCCATTGATCCGCTACCTTTTGTTGACCGAAAGATCAGGGAACCAAAACCCATAACAGCAGCTACTGATGTGCTTAATGCAACGGTTCGTACCTCTAACAGGAACAGCAACTTATACATCGAACCTAACACCACCGCTTACATCCGGCAAAGCATACCGGTGAGCACCGTGATGCAGGTGGAGGCCGCTACTGACGGTTGGTACAAGATCAGCTTGCCTGATGGCACCAACGGCTACATACAAAGCCGTGAGGTGGCTGCCACCACTACCCTGCGCAAGCTCAGCTTAAAGCAACAACAGCCATTGTTGGATGCGCCCGACAGCGCAAACGCCGCCCAGAGGTCGTTACTCCGAACTGGCGACCAAGTGAACATCAAAGGCTCGTTTCGTAACTATTATTTGGTGACCGACAGCCGCGATAATACCGGTTGGATAGAAGCCGTACGGTAA
- a CDS encoding CTP synthase — MTKYIFVTGGVTSSLGKGIISASLAKLLQSRGYRVTIQKFDPYINIDPGTLNPYEHGECYVTEDGAETDLDLGHYERFLNTPTSQSNNITTGRIYQNVINREREGAFLGKTVQVVPHITDEIKRNFKILGENGEYDIVITEIGGTVGDIESLPFVEAVRQFRWEVGSSNSLVIHLTLVPFLAAAGELKTKPTQHSVKMLLEYGIQPDILVCRTEHHLTADLRKKIALFCNVNINAVIESIDAPSIYDVPLLMLKEQLDKTVLTKLKLPNKNEPDLESWKDFLGRLKNPTAEVRVGLVGKYVELPDAYKSIVEAFVHAGAKNECKVKVSYIHSEQLTPENAVEKLRGLHGVLVAPGFGQRGFEGKIEAIRYVRENNIPFFGICLGMQCAVVEFGRHVLHLEAANSVEMDGHTTYPVISMMEDQKNVTNKGGTMRLGAYPCDLKKGSKAAAIYGKLHISERHRHRYEFNNDYLKDYEAAGMIPSGINPQNGLVEIVELKNHPFFVGSQFHPELKSTVADPHPLFVNFVAASLAYARKN, encoded by the coding sequence ATGACGAAATATATATTTGTTACGGGCGGCGTTACCTCGTCGTTAGGAAAAGGGATCATTTCGGCCTCTTTGGCTAAACTCCTTCAGTCGCGCGGTTACCGCGTTACCATCCAAAAATTTGACCCTTACATCAACATCGACCCGGGAACACTGAACCCTTATGAGCATGGTGAGTGTTATGTGACCGAGGATGGCGCCGAGACCGACCTTGACCTTGGCCATTACGAGCGTTTCCTCAATACCCCTACTTCGCAATCCAACAATATCACTACCGGCCGCATTTACCAAAATGTGATCAACCGTGAGCGCGAAGGTGCTTTTTTGGGTAAAACTGTACAGGTGGTACCCCACATTACCGACGAGATCAAACGCAACTTCAAGATCCTGGGCGAGAATGGCGAGTACGACATCGTGATCACCGAGATCGGTGGCACCGTGGGTGATATCGAATCCTTACCATTTGTGGAGGCAGTGCGCCAGTTCCGTTGGGAAGTAGGGTCGAGCAATTCATTGGTGATCCACCTTACCCTGGTACCTTTCCTGGCCGCAGCCGGCGAATTAAAGACCAAGCCCACCCAGCACTCGGTAAAAATGTTACTGGAGTACGGTATCCAACCTGATATTCTGGTTTGTCGTACGGAGCACCATCTGACCGCCGATCTGCGTAAAAAGATAGCCCTGTTCTGTAACGTGAACATCAACGCGGTGATCGAGTCTATCGATGCACCGTCGATATATGACGTGCCGTTGCTGATGCTGAAAGAGCAATTGGACAAAACGGTATTAACCAAACTGAAACTTCCTAACAAGAACGAGCCTGACCTGGAAAGCTGGAAAGACTTCCTGGGCCGTTTGAAGAACCCTACTGCCGAGGTACGTGTGGGCTTGGTTGGCAAATATGTGGAGCTGCCTGATGCTTACAAATCCATCGTGGAAGCTTTCGTACACGCCGGTGCCAAGAACGAATGCAAGGTGAAGGTGAGCTACATCCACTCCGAGCAACTGACCCCTGAAAATGCGGTTGAAAAGCTGCGTGGTCTGCATGGTGTGTTAGTGGCCCCTGGCTTTGGTCAGCGTGGTTTTGAAGGTAAGATCGAGGCGATCCGTTATGTACGCGAGAACAATATCCCGTTCTTTGGTATATGCCTGGGCATGCAGTGCGCCGTGGTCGAATTCGGTCGCCATGTGCTGCATTTAGAGGCTGCCAACAGCGTGGAGATGGACGGCCATACCACCTACCCGGTGATCAGCATGATGGAAGACCAAAAGAACGTGACCAACAAAGGTGGCACCATGCGCTTAGGTGCTTACCCTTGCGACCTTAAAAAAGGCAGCAAGGCGGCAGCCATCTACGGTAAGCTTCACATCAGCGAGCGTCACCGCCACCGTTACGAATTCAATAACGATTATTTGAAAGATTACGAGGCAGCCGGCATGATCCCTTCAGGTATCAACCCGCAAAATGGTTTGGTAGAGATAGTTGAGCTCAAGAATCACCCGTTCTTTGTAGGGTCGCAATTTCACCCTGAATTAAAGTCGACAGTTGCTGATCCTCACCCACTTTTTGTTAACTTTGTCGCCGCTTCGCTGGCTTATGCCCGCAAGAACTAA
- the yidC gene encoding membrane protein insertase YidC, giving the protein MDRNTLTGLVLIAAILIGSFFLMKPSEEETKKARQIEHLDSLKKAGALKKAPAVAKNDTANKVVDSAALKAPFGASTVGSEQLITLENKDVRVKLSTRGGRVYSVELKEFKTYDKKPLILFDGTNNEFGLKFTAGSTVVNTNERYFTPTGTDVKVAGTDSSSVTLRLSYSPTQYVDYVYSLAPTGYKLGYTIKLTGLDNVVANSKALNLNWSASLRKQEKDIKQERQYSTVYFKNTEDNPDYLSLTKDETKQIADQKIEWVSFKQHFFSNVLIAQQGFDKVNLAVSTDINSPDVRQMKAGLTLISNNTGTYPMEFYFGPNRFSTLQKQGHELEKQIDLGWGPLKFINRWAVIPVFNFLQNFHWNMGFVILALTVLLKLVLSPLTYKSYLSMAKMRVLKPEMDEIKAKVGEDNPTLLQQEYMKLYKKAGVNPLGGCLPLVLQMPIIFAFLRFFPSLFELRGQSFLWMHDLSTYDAFINFGFTVPFLGDHLSLMCVLMTISTLIYTYFNNQISGATGQMKYIGYISPIMFLGFLNSYPAGLNYYYFLANMFTFAQQYIIRLFVDDKKIHAQIQENKKKPEDPKKKKSGFQAKLEEMMRQQQQAQQQQGKKK; this is encoded by the coding sequence ATGGATAGAAATACGTTAACAGGGCTGGTACTGATCGCGGCGATACTGATAGGTTCGTTCTTTTTGATGAAGCCTTCTGAGGAGGAGACCAAAAAAGCACGTCAGATCGAGCACCTGGATTCCCTGAAAAAAGCCGGCGCATTAAAGAAGGCCCCTGCCGTGGCCAAGAACGACACCGCTAATAAAGTGGTGGATAGCGCAGCTTTGAAAGCACCTTTTGGCGCCAGCACCGTAGGCAGCGAGCAACTGATCACTTTAGAGAACAAGGACGTTCGCGTAAAGTTGAGCACCCGCGGCGGCCGCGTCTACAGCGTTGAGCTGAAGGAATTCAAGACCTACGATAAAAAACCGTTGATCTTGTTCGACGGCACCAATAACGAGTTCGGCCTGAAATTCACTGCCGGTAGTACCGTGGTGAACACCAACGAGCGTTACTTTACCCCTACCGGTACCGATGTTAAGGTGGCCGGTACCGACAGCAGCTCAGTGACCCTGCGTTTGAGCTACAGCCCAACGCAATATGTTGATTACGTATACTCACTGGCACCTACCGGTTACAAACTGGGTTATACCATCAAGCTTACAGGTCTGGATAATGTGGTCGCCAACAGCAAAGCGCTTAACCTGAACTGGAGCGCCAGCCTGCGCAAGCAAGAAAAGGACATTAAGCAGGAACGTCAGTATTCTACCGTTTACTTCAAGAACACCGAAGATAACCCTGACTACCTGAGCCTGACCAAGGACGAGACCAAGCAGATCGCCGATCAAAAGATCGAGTGGGTATCCTTCAAACAACACTTCTTCTCGAACGTGCTGATCGCTCAGCAAGGTTTCGATAAGGTGAACCTGGCTGTTAGCACCGATATCAATTCGCCCGACGTAAGGCAAATGAAAGCTGGCCTCACGCTGATCAGCAATAACACCGGTACTTATCCAATGGAGTTCTACTTCGGTCCTAACCGTTTCAGCACCCTGCAAAAGCAAGGTCATGAGCTGGAGAAACAGATCGATCTAGGTTGGGGTCCGTTAAAATTCATCAACCGTTGGGCCGTTATCCCGGTATTTAACTTTTTGCAGAATTTCCACTGGAACATGGGCTTTGTGATCCTGGCCCTTACCGTATTGCTTAAATTGGTATTGTCGCCACTCACCTACAAATCATACCTCAGCATGGCTAAAATGCGTGTGCTGAAGCCTGAGATGGACGAGATCAAAGCTAAAGTTGGTGAGGACAACCCTACCCTGTTACAGCAGGAATACATGAAGCTGTACAAGAAGGCTGGGGTTAATCCGCTGGGTGGCTGCTTGCCATTGGTACTGCAAATGCCGATCATCTTTGCGTTCCTGCGCTTCTTCCCGAGCTTGTTCGAGCTGCGCGGCCAAAGCTTTTTATGGATGCATGACCTGTCTACCTACGATGCTTTCATCAACTTCGGTTTCACTGTACCGTTCTTAGGTGACCACCTGAGCTTGATGTGTGTGCTCATGACCATATCAACGTTGATCTACACCTACTTCAACAACCAGATATCAGGTGCTACCGGCCAAATGAAATACATTGGCTACATCAGCCCGATCATGTTCCTGGGCTTCCTGAACAGCTACCCTGCCGGTTTGAACTATTACTACTTTCTGGCCAACATGTTCACCTTTGCCCAGCAGTATATCATCCGCCTGTTCGTTGATGACAAAAAGATCCATGCACAGATCCAGGAGAACAAGAAAAAACCTGAGGATCCTAAAAAGAAGAAATCAGGTTTTCAGGCCAAGCTTGAAGAGATGATGCGCCAGCAACAACAAGCGCAGCAACAGCAAGGAAAAAAAAAGTAA
- a CDS encoding exonuclease domain-containing protein, translated as MYAIVDIETTGGHASANGITEIAICIHDGREVVKRYQTLVNPGKHIPVYIQALTGISEDMVQDAPTFKEVAYDIFNLLQGHIFVAHNVNFDHSFVKYHLAAAGYDLQCNKLCTVRLSRKIIPGMTSYSLGKLCHQLGIGNDARHRAAGDANATAELFTLLLNSDTHGHIPDALKQRSKEQTLPPNLHRKFIEKLPATPGVYYFHDSKGKVVYVGKAINIKKRVNSHFAGNNSGQQRQDFMRHIHQVSYQECGTELMALLTEAVEIKRLWPKFNRSQKNLDFNFGIYTYEDQRGYLRMAVDKRRKYSTPSHTCSSLLEGRNLLTRLIEQYELCPKLCFIQNNNDTCVSTAGERCACTGHESVEVYNEKVERAISGLEQTLPTFALRDEGRKDDEHSCILIEKGRLYGMGYISHYFEANTLSQLKNYLTPYAGNDYMHNMIISHAERYPWKRLSFDAVMAEQ; from the coding sequence ATGTATGCGATAGTTGATATTGAGACCACGGGGGGGCATGCCAGTGCGAATGGCATCACGGAAATTGCCATTTGTATACACGACGGCCGCGAGGTGGTGAAGCGTTACCAAACGCTGGTGAATCCGGGAAAACATATCCCGGTGTACATCCAGGCGCTTACGGGTATCAGCGAGGATATGGTGCAGGATGCCCCTACTTTTAAGGAAGTGGCTTACGATATCTTTAACCTGCTACAAGGCCACATCTTTGTTGCCCACAACGTCAATTTTGACCATTCTTTTGTTAAATATCATTTGGCCGCTGCCGGTTACGACCTGCAATGCAATAAGCTTTGCACCGTAAGGTTGAGCCGTAAGATCATCCCCGGCATGACATCATACAGCCTGGGCAAGCTTTGTCATCAGTTAGGTATCGGTAACGATGCACGCCACCGTGCCGCAGGTGATGCCAATGCAACGGCCGAGTTGTTCACCTTACTACTCAATAGCGATACGCATGGCCATATCCCTGATGCCTTAAAACAGCGTTCAAAGGAACAGACGTTGCCACCCAACCTGCACCGTAAGTTCATCGAGAAGCTGCCGGCCACACCGGGCGTTTATTATTTTCATGATAGTAAAGGCAAAGTGGTTTACGTAGGTAAGGCCATCAACATCAAAAAGCGGGTGAATAGCCACTTTGCGGGCAATAACTCCGGCCAGCAACGGCAGGATTTTATGCGCCACATACACCAGGTGAGCTACCAGGAATGCGGCACCGAATTAATGGCTCTGCTCACCGAGGCGGTGGAGATCAAACGCCTTTGGCCAAAGTTCAACCGCTCGCAAAAAAATCTTGATTTCAATTTTGGAATTTATACCTACGAGGATCAGCGTGGCTACCTGCGTATGGCGGTCGATAAGCGCCGTAAATACTCTACCCCTTCGCACACGTGCAGTTCATTATTGGAGGGCCGCAACCTGCTTACCCGACTGATCGAGCAGTATGAACTATGTCCGAAATTATGCTTCATTCAAAATAATAATGACACCTGCGTAAGCACTGCCGGTGAGCGATGCGCCTGTACCGGGCACGAAAGCGTTGAAGTTTACAATGAAAAGGTAGAGCGTGCGATCAGCGGATTGGAACAAACCCTACCCACCTTTGCCCTACGCGATGAAGGTCGTAAAGACGATGAGCACAGCTGTATTTTGATCGAGAAAGGGCGTTTATATGGCATGGGCTACATATCACATTACTTTGAAGCGAATACCCTGTCGCAGCTCAAGAACTACCTTACACCCTACGCCGGTAACGATTACATGCACAACATGATCATCAGCCATGCGGAACGCTATCCCTGGAAACGTCTTTCCTTCGATGCCGTGATGGCCGAACAATAA
- a CDS encoding adenylate/guanylate cyclase domain-containing protein — translation MRFNVPCSKRRTAVLETAPVTTLPPIENNPNVGWSRLAGSSIVYRADHHATTTALSAAEQIPQCTVLGEEKQLALMFLDIRNFTAFMEQRSPYDVIYVIRKLFVLFNDSIREAGGRIIETVGDSIYAVFGMDRPIEDAVKAAMNASMAIFHDLEVFNTTYAKPYFDLDFEIGVGLHQGQVLVGEYDMDQSERLTVMGLPVNIAARLQSETKELNNDLLVSEDMYRLLNDRKEEAESRMVYLKGITEPLKVRLMGNAYQKRKIPTDALDYYIAMAG, via the coding sequence ATGAGATTCAACGTACCCTGCTCCAAAAGACGTACCGCTGTTTTAGAAACAGCACCCGTGACCACGCTTCCACCTATTGAAAATAACCCTAACGTAGGTTGGTCGCGCCTGGCCGGTAGCAGTATCGTATATCGTGCAGACCACCATGCTACAACTACCGCTTTGAGTGCTGCCGAGCAGATACCGCAATGCACCGTACTGGGCGAGGAGAAGCAGCTGGCGCTGATGTTCCTTGATATTCGCAACTTTACGGCCTTTATGGAGCAGCGCTCACCTTATGATGTGATCTACGTGATCCGTAAACTGTTCGTGCTCTTTAATGATTCGATACGTGAGGCCGGTGGTCGCATCATCGAGACCGTGGGCGATAGCATTTATGCCGTGTTCGGGATGGACAGGCCGATAGAGGATGCCGTTAAGGCCGCTATGAACGCTTCGATGGCGATCTTCCATGACCTGGAGGTGTTCAATACCACTTATGCTAAACCTTACTTTGACCTTGACTTCGAGATAGGCGTAGGCTTGCATCAAGGCCAGGTGTTGGTAGGCGAATACGATATGGACCAAAGCGAGCGCCTCACCGTGATGGGCTTGCCCGTGAACATTGCGGCCCGCCTGCAAAGCGAGACCAAGGAACTGAATAATGACCTGCTGGTGTCGGAAGATATGTATCGCCTCCTGAACGACCGAAAGGAAGAGGCCGAAAGCCGGATGGTGTACTTGAAAGGGATCACCGAGCCATTAAAAGTGAGGTTGATGGGAAACGCGTATCAAAAAAGAAAGATCCCTACCGACGCGCTCGATTACTACATCGCCATGGCAGGCTGA
- a CDS encoding putative sensor domain DACNV-containing protein, producing the protein MFSEPSYLAARMAAETIETHFAEHLAAARKSGETYVATALDARIIESVIDTAFWASLRREEGHSPAISLALLMPEEAGKPLIFGQRLRLTPNNLVKLAPAVEQPGIHLGVWHENDELYIWGTTHTVPGICFVLEVVEPGLLVVKHKRLAGFGKFVNVAVLQGDQIKVLDERSMGIGECPALMASLMNMSLPSLMGESFNILIQLAAAVRIHRRGGLVLIVPRNSETWQHSIVHPIKYAVTPPYTVLADLMEQDDDLKETFEWQEQLLQAIDIIGGFTAVDGATVITQQYDLLAFGAKVARSAASVPVEQIIMTEPVAGVQATRIHPAQNGGTRHLAAAQFVHDQHDALALVASQDGQFTVFAWSEKLQMVHAHRIDVLLL; encoded by the coding sequence ATGTTTTCCGAACCATCCTACCTGGCAGCGCGCATGGCGGCCGAGACCATTGAGACACACTTTGCCGAACATTTGGCAGCTGCGCGCAAAAGCGGCGAGACCTACGTGGCCACGGCCTTGGATGCCCGCATCATTGAATCGGTGATCGATACGGCCTTTTGGGCCAGCCTGCGCCGTGAGGAAGGCCATTCGCCCGCCATATCACTGGCTCTCTTGATGCCTGAAGAGGCCGGTAAGCCCCTCATATTTGGCCAGCGGTTAAGGTTAACTCCCAACAACCTCGTGAAGCTGGCGCCAGCCGTAGAGCAGCCCGGCATCCACTTAGGGGTATGGCACGAGAACGATGAACTTTATATATGGGGTACCACGCATACCGTGCCGGGCATTTGCTTTGTGCTGGAGGTGGTGGAACCCGGGCTGCTGGTGGTTAAGCATAAACGTTTGGCCGGCTTTGGCAAATTCGTGAACGTGGCGGTGTTACAAGGCGACCAGATCAAGGTACTGGATGAACGCTCGATGGGTATAGGTGAATGCCCTGCGCTCATGGCCTCGCTCATGAACATGTCGCTGCCATCATTAATGGGCGAATCCTTTAATATTTTGATCCAATTGGCTGCTGCCGTGCGTATCCATCGCCGGGGCGGGTTGGTATTGATCGTGCCGCGCAACAGCGAGACGTGGCAACACTCGATCGTGCACCCGATCAAATATGCGGTAACGCCGCCCTACACCGTGCTGGCCGATCTGATGGAGCAGGACGACGACCTGAAAGAGACCTTTGAGTGGCAGGAACAGTTGCTGCAAGCGATAGATATCATTGGCGGTTTCACGGCGGTAGATGGCGCCACGGTGATCACCCAGCAGTACGACCTTTTAGCCTTTGGTGCAAAGGTGGCCCGCTCGGCGGCAAGTGTACCGGTGGAACAGATCATTATGACCGAACCGGTGGCAGGCGTTCAGGCCACTCGAATACATCCGGCGCAGAACGGCGGCACACGGCACTTAGCGGCCGCTCAATTCGTGCATGATCAGCATGATGCCTTGGCTTTGGTGGCCTCGCAGGATGGGCAGTTCACCGTATTTGCCTGGTCAGAAAAATTGCAGATGGTGCATGCGCATCGTATCGATGTACTGCTACTTTAG
- a CDS encoding DUF3817 domain-containing protein, producing MLQLFKSNIGRLKLIGYIEGISLIVLVFVAVPLKYMAHDPAMVKAIGPIHGALFLLYVFNTLSVGVEQKWQFSRTTWKVLIACMIPFGTFYIERCILDEKITESN from the coding sequence ATGCTACAATTGTTTAAAAGCAATATAGGTCGCCTCAAATTGATCGGTTATATTGAAGGGATATCGCTTATAGTATTGGTGTTCGTGGCTGTTCCGCTTAAATACATGGCACATGATCCGGCCATGGTCAAGGCCATCGGCCCCATACATGGCGCACTGTTTCTGCTATACGTGTTCAATACACTAAGCGTAGGGGTAGAGCAAAAATGGCAATTCAGCCGAACCACTTGGAAGGTGTTGATAGCGTGTATGATACCTTTTGGCACCTTTTACATTGAAAGGTGCATCCTGGATGAGAAAATAACCGAAAGTAACTAA
- a CDS encoding TetR/AcrR family transcriptional regulator: MLSKAENTRLNILQQAFALVYRNGYQNTSIDDIIATTQVTKGAFFYHFKNKDEMGLAMINEVMYPGMLSSMVTPLLNAKDPVKEIYRMMDGLLLRSKASDARYGCPAVNLVDEMSAVNISFQKALLRLFEQWQSAIQQCIRSGREAQRIRADVDERQVAAFVLAGYSGVRNMGKLLGRPSYKIYLKEFKNYLEKLR; the protein is encoded by the coding sequence ATGTTATCAAAGGCTGAAAATACCCGTTTAAATATTCTGCAGCAAGCTTTTGCGCTGGTGTACCGCAATGGGTATCAAAACACCAGTATTGACGACATTATTGCCACCACGCAGGTCACCAAAGGAGCTTTCTTTTATCACTTTAAAAACAAGGATGAAATGGGGCTGGCGATGATCAACGAGGTAATGTACCCTGGTATGTTAAGCAGCATGGTAACCCCACTGCTTAATGCCAAAGATCCGGTCAAAGAGATATACCGAATGATGGACGGTCTGTTGCTCCGTTCAAAAGCTTCCGACGCCAGGTATGGATGCCCCGCCGTAAATTTAGTGGATGAGATGTCGGCCGTGAATATATCGTTTCAAAAGGCTTTACTGAGATTATTTGAACAATGGCAAAGTGCCATTCAGCAATGTATCAGATCAGGGCGTGAGGCACAGCGCATAAGGGCCGACGTTGATGAGCGGCAGGTAGCTGCATTTGTGCTGGCCGGTTACAGTGGCGTGCGTAACATGGGCAAATTATTAGGGAGGCCATCCTATAAGATATATCTTAAAGAGTTTAAAAACTACCTGGAAAAACTCAGATAA
- a CDS encoding glycoside hydrolase family 30 protein, with protein sequence MNTRYLITAGLILCATAGSYAQKKAEVWLTNADRSAMFQKQAQPLIFSKAVDKGETTVTVNDKEKYQSIDGFGFTLTGGSAQLMMKMSPQSRKALIKELFATDGNNIGISYLRLSVGASDLNDHVFSYDDIPAGQTDLKLEKFDLGPDKENVVPVLKEILAVNPKIGILASPWSAPVWMKDNGDTRGGSLKPECFEVYARYLAKYVQVMKANGITVDAMTVQNEPLHPGNNPSMLMLAPDQAKFVKTALGPVFRKAGIKTKIIIYDHNCDKPEYPISILDDPEAKKYIDGSAFHLYGGKIDALSKVHDAHPDKNLYFTEQWMGAPGNFARDVRDHITKLTIGATRNWSRTVIEWNLAADPNNDPHTDRGGCTSCLGGITLYQDSVTRNPAYYVVAHAAKFVRPGSVRIATNSSDDVPNVAFRTPEGKTVLIAINKTDADKTFNINYNGSVATTMLKAGSVATYVW encoded by the coding sequence ATGAATACCAGATACCTGATTACTGCCGGCCTGATCCTGTGCGCTACTGCCGGCTCCTATGCACAAAAAAAGGCCGAGGTTTGGCTCACCAATGCCGACCGCTCGGCTATGTTCCAAAAGCAAGCGCAGCCACTCATATTTAGCAAGGCCGTTGATAAAGGTGAGACCACGGTCACTGTGAACGATAAAGAAAAATATCAGTCGATCGATGGATTTGGTTTCACGCTGACCGGAGGCAGTGCTCAGTTGATGATGAAGATGAGTCCGCAAAGCCGGAAAGCGCTGATCAAAGAACTGTTCGCTACCGATGGTAATAACATTGGGATCAGCTATTTGAGATTGAGTGTGGGTGCGTCGGACCTGAACGATCATGTGTTCTCGTACGACGATATTCCGGCAGGGCAGACCGACCTCAAGCTTGAGAAATTCGACCTTGGGCCGGATAAAGAGAACGTGGTGCCTGTGCTTAAAGAGATATTGGCCGTTAACCCTAAGATCGGTATACTGGCGTCGCCATGGTCGGCCCCGGTTTGGATGAAGGATAACGGAGATACCCGCGGCGGCAGCCTGAAGCCTGAGTGTTTTGAGGTTTACGCCAGGTACCTGGCCAAATATGTACAGGTCATGAAAGCCAACGGCATCACCGTGGATGCAATGACCGTACAGAACGAGCCGCTGCACCCGGGTAATAACCCGAGCATGTTGATGCTGGCGCCTGATCAGGCCAAATTTGTGAAGACGGCATTAGGGCCAGTGTTCCGTAAGGCAGGTATCAAGACCAAAATCATCATCTACGATCACAATTGCGATAAGCCTGAATACCCTATTTCTATCCTTGACGACCCTGAAGCCAAGAAGTACATCGATGGCTCGGCCTTTCACCTGTACGGCGGTAAGATCGATGCGCTGAGCAAGGTGCATGATGCACATCCTGACAAGAACCTGTATTTCACCGAGCAATGGATGGGCGCGCCGGGCAACTTTGCCCGTGACGTGCGCGACCATATCACCAAGCTCACCATAGGTGCCACACGCAACTGGAGCCGTACGGTTATCGAGTGGAACTTAGCCGCCGACCCAAATAACGACCCGCATACCGATAGGGGTGGTTGTACCTCTTGCCTCGGTGGTATCACGCTATATCAAGATAGCGTGACCCGTAACCCAGCGTATTACGTAGTGGCACATGCTGCTAAGTTCGTAAGGCCGGGCTCGGTAAGGATCGCTACCAACAGCAGTGATGACGTGCCCAACGTGGCATTCCGTACACCTGAAGGTAAAACAGTGCTGATCGCGATCAATAAAACTGATGCCGACAAAACGTTCAACATCAACTACAACGGTTCTGTAGCTACCACCATGTTAAAAGCAGGCTCGGTAGCCACTTACGTCTGGTAG